The genomic region GATGAGATTTCAGTGAGAAACTGAAAGGCTGGAACAATTGATCGCATATGAAAGAAAACCCTTTGCTACTATGTGATCTGTTATCTGTGATCCCCTATGTTGAAAGTTGATACAAATGCCGCCTACTTCCTTGACGCGTTAACTAATTCCCATGAAGAAGCAACCAAAAGGTGctccatccatctctttaCAACTGTCCCCTACTCACATTCTTCGTCTACTGTATTCTCtaaagaatgaagaagaaaaaaaaaagaaaaacacCTCTTTACAACTTTGCACCCTTTGGGTTGAAACAATCAGGCTTTTGATTTATTTTTTGATATCTGACTTTGGCATTAACTTTTACTGGAGATCCTCCAACAAGAACCTCCACAAGGCATCTTGATCTTTATAATCATGGTGAATCAAGCTGACGAGCCACCATTCATTGGCGATGCCCTCAAGGAGCTTGCGTGAAGGTGTGTTGCGGGGGTAGAGGAGAGACCATTCAGTCCAGATATCGAATGCTTCCTCCTGCGGAACCAGAAAATATAATCAGTAGCCGTACTCGCAACTAGTGAATGTATGATGTGcgggaaagaaaaaagagaaagaacaAACGAACCTTCCAAGCGAGGAATGAAGTTTCCTCAATGATGGTGGATTGGGCAATCTCTTGGCCGGGGAACACACCCCACGTGACAGCATTGACCGAATCCTTGTCAGTATTGGTCCTGAAGGTGCCCTAATAATTGTTATACAAGTCAGTTCCCACGTTTCGCTcacaaaaaaagaaataaAGCATGTACTTACTTTTCTGTTCGCCGCGTACATGGTGATAAGCCCTTtaccctccttctccactttTTTCGTCAACCTGTTcacttcatcttccgtcACGAAGAACTCTACAAATGCCTTTTGGAACACATAGCCTCCTCTCGGACCCCAACCCACAACCCCATCTTCACTCTTCGCAGCATCTACCGCCGGCTGAGAGCCGACCGTCCAGTGCTGGACCTTGGCAGAGTTAAGCGCAAGTAGGTGAGGGAGGATCATGTGTGATTCaggggagagagggaggtCACAAAACGGGGTTGTGAGATGATTTGGGTCTGAATGGAGGTAAGCTGTGAACAGGGCCGAGAGATCAGAGGTGGAAACGGGTACACCCCATTCTTTGAGCGCTTGGGCAGCGGTGATCTTGAGACCGCTACCCCAACCGTCAATCTCACCGTAAGCGGGTGATCGGACGTCGGTGAATCGACCGTTGGGGAATTCGTCCCAGCTATCTTCGCCGATAGCTCCCTGAGCACTGAGACCGGTCTTTGGTGCAGGGGGGAGGGTAGTGGAGGTGAGACCGAGTTGCGCAAGCTGGTTTGCTtcggaggaagagatggagaggtcCTTTGCGGGATTTTGAGTTTTACCAGCCTTGCCGTTGATTTGGATACCATTTACCACCAGGCTATCATCCTGGATGAGTTTATTTTTCACCACACCGTCACTCGGGCTCGTCTTGCTGGTCGCTGACCAACCCAGATTGTCCAAAATCGTCCTCACACTCTTCTCCAAGTTGAGTGTACAGAAGTGGACACCAGGAACAAGGCCAGATTCAATGATTTGCTTGACCATCTTGGTGGCGAGTTCGGCACCGTAGCGCTTGACAGTGGCATCGTCAGAGGAAATGGGCTGGAGATCAGAGGTAATGCTGTCGGGGACGGGGCATTTGGTGAGGTTCACTAGTCGTCGGAAAGACGCATAGTTTTGGATGGGCATGATTCCGGGGATTATGGGTTGGTTGATTTCTATGATGATGCCGGTCAGCATGCAATTACATGGTACAAGGAACGATGATTTACCCTTGGCACGGCAAGTCTTGACCCACTCCGAAAATACGTCGACGTCGTAAAACAATTGCGTGACAATAAAGTCGGCACCGGCGTCGCACTTTGCCTTAAACCACTTGaaatcctcctcctctgaTTCTGAATCGGGGTGCGGATTAGGATAGCCAGCAACGCCGATACAAAAGTAGTCGCCGTGCGTCTGACGGATGTAGCGGACGAGATCATCGGCGTGCTTGAAGAAATCGGGAGTTGAAGTAGGGTTGATTGCGTATTCCTCTTCTCTGGGAGGATCGCCTCGGAGAGCAAGAATGTTGGAGATACCGAGGACTTTACATCTCTAATGGCCCATCCGTCCGTCAGCAACTTGGCCATCTCTCTACAAATGAATGACACATACTTGGAGAGCCCAGTCGACCTTGTCCTTGGGCATGTTGGTGCAGGTGAGATGCAAGATGACCTCCACACCCATACCCACAATCTGTTGTGCAAGCTCGAGACTCCTCTCGGCTGTTGAACCGCCAGCGCCCCATGTCACGGAGACTGCAAGGGGGGCTTGGAAGGGTGGAGAAGTGAGTCGGCGGATACGGTCGAGGAGGTTCACGAAACCGGGGTCTGTGAGTGGTGGGAAGAACTCGTAGTTGTGGAATGGGCCATTGTGCGTGGCTATGAGGGATGTGAGATGGGGCATTTTGTTGGGGTGGGAGTATATCGATCCACTCAGAAACAGAAACGTCGAATGTAACTCCAAATTAAACAACCCAGAACTGGCATATATTGCGTTACTTTATTCGGTTTACACGACAAAGTTCAGCATAAAAGTCTCTTTTGAGTTGGGCAAACTATTATTAAACCGGGTCAACAATCTATATCCTCTATCCACCGCCATTTTTCACGGTTACTTTTACATCTCAAACATCAACAAGGCCATACAACCCCATGCTTATGCACACGTTCAACATCTGCAGCCATCTCTTACAATCCCCATCGCCACATGAAACCTCGACTATTATCGTCCCACGAGGTTCGCCGCAAACCCTCCTGGACTGCTCTCCGTGGGATCCTTTCAGTTCAACACAAAAAGGAGGAACGGCCCTGCTCGACCCTTATACTCCTTGGAACCAGCTCGAACAGAGAATGTGATCTGAAATGCAATGTCTTATAGCACGAAGTCCTACATGATCTTTGCTCAATTCCACACACTATTACTATTATTTCTAAcatcccatctcctcttttgCTGCCTCGcgctcatcatccttcaagGTCCACTAGGGCCTACGGGCGGAGGAGCCCTTCCTGATGTAGCTCAATGGGCCCAATGGCCAAATTTGGCGGCGAATGGTGGAAGGGCTGGGGCGGGCTAGGCTCGGGCTTAGGATTGTGCGGCGCACCAGGGTGTGTCGGGGTGGTAGCTGCGACGGTACCGTGGTGCCAGCCTCAAGTCCACCAATCTCCGCCACAACTTCCTCGAACCCCGCCCCTGCAAGTCCAAATCCAGCAGACTGTCCAtaatcctcctcctcattaCTTTCCACCACGGCAGTGAATAGTTAGTTCCCAGCCAGCTGCTGGGGCAGGCTCGCAAATGGGCGGCAAAGGTAGTTTCTCAACACTTGAAGGAGGTGGTAGATGGTGTTGATATGTTAATGGACCTTCACCTGCTTTCCCTGGTGTGGTGCGGCAGTATACTTATCCACGAGGTCGCAAGTTTATCTCCCCTTTTATTGTGATATACTATCCAGGACAGCAGCGATTAGTCCAATATCAACGTCCAGGTCTTCAGCTACAAGTCACGACCAGTCCTCAACAACCAGATAAGCATTTTCCTCCCAAGCCAGCCGACTCCCCCTTGAATAGCTTACACTCACACACAAGTTTCCAACCAACTGTATACCTACAATAATTACCCCAAACCTTCTCACTACGGATGTACCATCTATCAACCATGGTTTTTTCCCACTTTTGCTTATGTCCAATCATACCCGACCGGCGGGGTTGGATCGGCGTATGAAACCCCCGTGCTTATGTACATTGGTATCTACAACCGTACTCTTACGTTCATCCCCAACGCCACTACCAAAACGGGCAACACCACCTGACTCGTCCCGAACGCCATGCCTATGCGTATGCACCAGCGTACGGGCAGGCTGCAATATCCAAGCCCAAGttcaagggcaaggaggGCAACCAATAAGGGCTGTACATCCTCCGCCCCAACTAGCGGTGCCTTGTCCTCCTCAGGTTGTACCTGTATACCCGCCTATAGGTACATCCCCTCATCCCCTAATTTCTCCTTTGGAGAGAATAATTTTATCGCTGACTGAGAAGATGATTTGTAGGTGTGACGCCAGATTCTTTGGGGGGACCGGCAAACCTCGAGAATGCGTTTTATCCGTTGCTCGTAGTGGCTATCATTCTTCTTGTAATGTTTGATTACGTGCCATAGTCGGCATTGTTATTGAGGAACTTTTATGAGTTTGTTTGCCAGAGGAGTTTATTATGTAGTTAAATCCGGCCTTTTGTCCTGTTGTATTCTTGCGTCTATGTACTTTCTGTCTTACAACCCACAAATGCCACCGTTCAATTGCTCcttttttcatttttatGAATAAAGGGCAAAAAGGCCGTCCAATTGAGTTTGGAGGATATCATCCCATAACAAGGTCGTTATCTGTAAGATACGTATGTTGAAATAGTGATGAAAGACCCAAAGAAAataagaagaaaaaaaaatcagaAGCCCAAGATACAAGAAAAAAACAagcccttcttctcacccGACCATCATCGCTTCTATTCCATTTTCTCTATTCTACAGTAGACCAGACAGATGACAAAAATAACACTTTTCCCCAACTTTTACTATTAAAACATGGTGCTTTTCGGGCCTCCATCAGGGAACAAGACGGCATCCTTGATCCCATTCGCCAACTTGCCCCATTTGCTCTTTGGCTCCCTTTTCAAATCCTTCTCGCTCGGCGTCTGCTCTTTGGCCGCCTGTATCTCTGCCTTGCGCTGCGCCTCAGCTTTGAGAAGAGCCATCTTCTTGGCTTGCTCTGCCCGAAGGACTTCAAAGTGGGCTTGCGCTTCGGCTTTTTTAGCTGCCTTCTCGGCTTGACGGATACTGCTCATAGCGAGGTCGCCCGCTTTGCATCAGCCCCCAGTTCTCGTTTATACATAGTTCAAACGGAAAACAAGAAAGGAACAAGGGAAACCCACGCTTTAGCCTCCGCTTTAGCAACTTTCTTACTACTACTCGTCCCCTTGGATCCAGAGCTTATACTGCTCCCACAGTCAAATGCACTGCTCATCAGGCTGGTCACTGTCTGTGCCCTCAAAAGCGGCTCACCAATCTTCTCGCCCCATGCTGTGCTTGTAGGTGAAAGCGAGTTACTCGCACCAGACGACTGGGTGTTGATTGAAAAATGTCGGGTGGTTTTGGATGAACaagaaggtggaggagTAAGGACAGAAGGTGAATGGGAAGAGACGGATGGTGTACgggagatggaaggtgCAGGGGACATTTGCATTGAGGAAGAGTCGTACGCGCAGTGGTGCATTGTAGAGGAATCGGTGCGGGTTTGTTGCAAGCCGTCAAAATTTTGGAGAGTAGAAGGCTGAGACAGACCAGCCGCTTCCACAATCGCTTGACTAGGCTTCTTGTGCGTCGAGAAAGGATGAATAAACGCATCCCTATTCATCCTTCCCAAGCTACCTCTTGATTTGGGGTTGAATGCATCATCCTCAAGCAAAGCAGGCAAACCCATTCCTGAGCCCGAGCTTGACCTGCT from Cryptococcus decagattii chromosome 3, complete sequence harbors:
- a CDS encoding methylenetetrahydrofolate reductase; this translates as MPHLTSLIATHNGPFHNYEFFPPLTDPGFVNLLDRIRRLTSPPFQAPLAVSVTWGAGGSTAERSLELAQQIVGMGVEVILHLTCTNMPKDKVDWALQRCKVLGISNILALRGDPPREEEYAINPTSTPDFFKHADDLVRYIRQTHGDYFCIGVAGYPNPHPDSESEEEDFKWFKAKCDAGADFIVTQLFYDVDVFSEWVKTCRAKEINQPIIPGIMPIQNYASFRRLVNLTKCPVPDSITSDLQPISSDDATVKRYGAELATKMVKQIIESGLVPGVHFCTLNLEKSVRTILDNLGWSATSKTSPSDGVVKNKLIQDDSLVVNGIQINGKAGKTQNPAKDLSISSSEANQLAQLGLTSTTLPPAPKTGLSAQGAIGEDSWDEFPNGRFTDVRSPAYGEIDGWGSGLKITAAQALKEWGVPVSTSDLSALFTAYLHSDPNHLTTPFCDLPLSPESHMILPHLLALNSAKVQHWTVGSQPAVDAAKSEDGVVGWGPRGGYVFQKAFVEFFVTEDEVNRLTKKVEKEGKGLITMYAANRKGTFRTNTDKDSVNAVTWGVFPGQEIAQSTIIEETSFLAWKEEAFDIWTEWSLLYPRNTPSRKLLEGIANEWWLVSLIHHDYKDQDALWRFLLEDLQ